One Lacipirellulaceae bacterium DNA window includes the following coding sequences:
- a CDS encoding MG2 domain-containing protein, with protein MNSSRRLFSSLLVMMIGLTALSHLVAEDTPDFPAAKKLMQDGNYKEALAAFRKNTLSNKSGTDAQFRQAQSRQIVEAFNDALRCYRELNQTHEIDSYREAVAKQHQEDWRVLAAVAESYRWVEHYGYMIAGEFRRGQHRGGGRWMNAQQRDRVRQLQLYGQALERLKASDDAEQAQGQQEGLLFIQRYAEAMMPPQRWRMQQLTDLGTLPDYEQGYYGYGNSGDAPVDAAGEPLYYDEPESWEAAKNDGERWRWLLAERVRWAPLTAGDVLLERAAFLQSQFGVQTMARYGWFGRGQDADTVKGTYALHTLAENETIAQLATGVKRFELPEEHNHVALYRKVMELDAEHRGGNYASAADALADVFSNRRQYSEAAKLLKVLAEQAQPQPRNHYRDKYEQIVKPWGRFGYTVMQPAGKGATLELRFRNGEQVEFTAHKLNVKQLLNDVKQHLKSNPRELDWNQIQLGNLGYRIVEENQKKYLGEEVARWSVDLKPRDNHFDKLERISTPLSKAGAYFVTAKMRDGNEDRVIVWLTDTAIVKKPLEGKALYYVADSVTGKPLPKMNVEFFGYWHRRIKSGRRVTDIKQFAEFTNEHGMVELPADGNRNNYQWIATATDDTEKAGVGRFAYLGYSGIWRANYHDQQYKQVKVLAITDRPVYRPGHKVQFKFWVRNAQYDKEVEGGKKDGVEQPSRFANQSFQIEIRNPKGEKVYTGQATADAYGGLVGEWTLPDDATLGQYNLMVVNHGGGTFRVEEYKKPEYEVTIEAPAEPVSLGEKVTAKINAKYYFGSPVTNATVKLKVTRSDYDQQWYPESRWDWLYGRGYWWFTPDYHWYPGWARWGCGRPWPWWVWRQPTPPELLIEREAQIGEDGTLQVDIDTALAKEFHSDTDHRYEITAEVVDESRRTVVAKGEVLVARQPFQVFLWAHRGFYRSGDTIEVSAAARTLDGKPVAGEGKLRLLRIAYEEGKPVENEVATWDLASDEQGRASLQIAASEPGQYRLAYEVTGADGKSNEGAQILTIRGDNFDSGDFQFNDVEIVTNKKDYAPGEVVELQISTNKAGAAVLLFLRPSNGVYLPPKLVTMRGKSNMVKVPVTAKDMPNFFVEAVTVHGGRMHETVREIYVPPADRVINVEVVPSAETFKPGQKAKVQLKLTDTQGNAFVGSTVLAVYDKSLEYISGGTNVPEIKEFFWKWRRSHRPQSETNLGRYESPIAKRKEIRMGNLGVFGESIVDLIVSTVDGESWQEGQAGEFGGRGGGFGGGGGFYGGRLSKSSRARSLEMDDAMPMAAAAPMDESRVDSFSRSGEDSSGRDQSSDETYLVAPTVRENFADTAFWNAALETNSDGLTEVEFDMPENLTAWKVAVWGMGHGTRVGQSSAEVVTRKNLILRLQAPRFFIQKDEVVLSANVHNYLSESKEVRVKLELEGGVLEGPKNLETMVEIPADGEKRVDWRVKVIGEGTAVVRMSALTDEESDAMQMSFPAYVHGMLKTESFTGVIKPDENSGEFTFTVPAERRPEQTRFELRYTPTLAGAMVDALPYLADYPYGCTEQTLNRFLPTVLTQQTLIRMGVDLADIEKKRTNLNAQEIGDDVERAKEWQRFDRNPVFDDAELNKMVKAGVNRLTEMQLSDGGWGWFSGWGEHSSPHTTATVVRGLLVAQRNDVAIVPGVIDRGVQWLERYQQQELAKLDNWDREKDKARDVEKAAKRRADNLDALVYLVLAENKKKNASMRDYLYQDRTTLAVYSKAVFGLALKLQGEEEKLAMVMQNLSQYVKQDDENQTAWLDLPGGYWWYWYGSEYEAQAYYLKLLVAENPESEVAPRLVKYLLNNRKHATYWNSTRDTALVVEAFADYLAATKEGQGEVELEVLIDGELKKTVTINSENLFTFDNKLVLEGEGPEGNGLDTGKHTVQFRKRGEGPIYWNGYLTNFTLKDPIEAAGLEVKVKRNYYKLVPVKKEIDVAGNRGQAVSQRVEKYDRQPIVNLEELTSGDLVEVELVVESKNDYEYLMLEDRKPAGCEALEVRSGYNGNDLGAYVEYRDDRVNLFVRRLARGKHSVSYRLRAEIPGKFSALPTEVSAMYAPELKANSDEFKLRISD; from the coding sequence TCGCCGAGGACACCCCTGACTTCCCCGCGGCGAAAAAGCTCATGCAGGATGGCAATTACAAGGAAGCGCTCGCGGCATTTCGCAAGAACACCTTGAGCAACAAGTCGGGCACCGACGCCCAATTTCGACAAGCCCAGTCGCGACAAATTGTCGAGGCCTTCAACGATGCCCTCCGCTGCTACCGAGAGCTGAACCAAACCCACGAGATTGACTCCTATCGCGAAGCGGTCGCCAAGCAGCATCAAGAAGACTGGCGTGTTCTCGCTGCCGTGGCGGAGAGCTATCGGTGGGTCGAGCACTACGGCTACATGATCGCCGGCGAGTTCCGCCGAGGGCAACACCGGGGCGGCGGACGGTGGATGAACGCCCAGCAGCGCGACCGCGTCCGCCAGTTGCAACTCTATGGGCAAGCGCTGGAACGGCTGAAGGCTAGCGACGACGCTGAGCAGGCCCAAGGTCAGCAGGAGGGCCTGCTATTCATCCAGCGTTATGCCGAGGCGATGATGCCACCCCAACGCTGGCGGATGCAACAACTGACTGATCTGGGAACGTTGCCCGACTATGAACAAGGCTACTATGGCTACGGCAACAGCGGCGACGCCCCCGTCGACGCCGCAGGAGAGCCGCTGTACTACGACGAGCCCGAAAGCTGGGAGGCAGCCAAGAACGACGGTGAGCGTTGGCGGTGGTTGCTTGCAGAAAGAGTCCGCTGGGCACCGCTGACTGCCGGTGATGTCCTGCTTGAGCGTGCGGCATTCCTGCAATCGCAATTTGGGGTGCAGACGATGGCCCGCTACGGCTGGTTTGGGCGTGGACAAGACGCGGACACCGTGAAAGGGACCTACGCCCTACACACACTGGCTGAGAATGAAACGATCGCGCAACTCGCCACGGGCGTAAAGCGTTTCGAGCTGCCGGAAGAGCACAACCACGTTGCTCTTTATCGAAAGGTCATGGAACTGGATGCGGAGCATCGTGGCGGCAACTATGCTTCCGCAGCAGACGCCCTCGCGGACGTTTTCTCTAATCGTCGGCAATACTCCGAAGCGGCCAAGTTGCTGAAAGTGTTGGCCGAGCAGGCGCAGCCACAACCGCGCAACCACTATCGCGACAAGTACGAGCAAATCGTCAAACCGTGGGGACGGTTTGGTTACACCGTGATGCAACCCGCCGGAAAAGGCGCGACTCTTGAGCTTCGCTTCCGTAATGGTGAGCAGGTGGAGTTCACCGCCCACAAGCTGAACGTCAAACAGCTTCTCAACGATGTCAAGCAACACCTCAAGAGCAACCCACGCGAACTCGATTGGAATCAAATACAGCTCGGCAATCTGGGCTATCGCATCGTCGAAGAGAATCAGAAGAAGTACCTCGGCGAGGAGGTGGCTCGCTGGTCGGTTGACCTCAAGCCGCGCGACAACCATTTCGACAAACTGGAACGCATCTCCACTCCTCTCTCGAAAGCCGGGGCCTATTTCGTCACCGCCAAGATGCGCGATGGCAACGAGGACCGCGTGATCGTTTGGCTGACCGATACGGCGATCGTGAAGAAGCCGCTGGAGGGAAAAGCTCTCTACTACGTTGCCGATTCCGTCACCGGCAAGCCACTTCCCAAGATGAACGTTGAGTTCTTCGGCTATTGGCATCGACGCATCAAGAGTGGTCGCCGGGTCACTGACATCAAACAATTCGCCGAGTTCACCAATGAGCATGGCATGGTCGAATTGCCCGCCGATGGGAACCGGAACAACTATCAATGGATAGCCACGGCAACGGATGACACAGAGAAAGCTGGCGTGGGCCGCTTCGCCTACCTTGGCTACAGCGGAATTTGGCGGGCCAACTACCATGACCAGCAATACAAACAAGTCAAAGTTCTGGCGATTACGGACCGGCCCGTTTACCGGCCCGGCCACAAGGTGCAGTTCAAGTTCTGGGTGAGGAACGCGCAGTACGACAAAGAGGTCGAGGGCGGAAAAAAGGACGGTGTCGAACAACCCTCTCGCTTCGCGAATCAGAGCTTCCAAATTGAAATCCGAAATCCCAAAGGCGAGAAAGTTTACACCGGGCAAGCTACCGCCGACGCTTACGGAGGCTTAGTCGGCGAGTGGACGCTTCCTGACGATGCCACCCTCGGCCAGTACAACTTGATGGTCGTCAATCACGGCGGCGGCACTTTTCGTGTCGAGGAGTATAAGAAGCCTGAATACGAGGTGACCATCGAAGCGCCGGCGGAGCCCGTCTCGCTTGGCGAGAAAGTCACTGCGAAGATCAACGCGAAGTACTACTTCGGCTCCCCCGTCACCAATGCCACGGTGAAACTGAAAGTCACCCGGAGTGATTACGATCAGCAGTGGTACCCCGAATCGCGTTGGGACTGGCTTTACGGCCGCGGATACTGGTGGTTCACGCCCGACTATCACTGGTACCCAGGCTGGGCGCGGTGGGGTTGCGGACGTCCTTGGCCTTGGTGGGTCTGGCGGCAGCCGACGCCGCCGGAGTTGCTCATCGAGCGCGAAGCTCAGATTGGTGAAGACGGCACGCTCCAAGTCGACATCGACACGGCCCTGGCCAAAGAATTCCACTCCGACACCGACCACCGCTACGAGATCACCGCGGAGGTCGTCGACGAGTCACGGCGTACCGTGGTTGCCAAAGGTGAGGTACTCGTCGCCCGTCAACCGTTCCAAGTCTTCCTTTGGGCCCACCGCGGTTTCTACCGTTCGGGCGATACGATCGAGGTGAGTGCCGCAGCACGCACACTCGACGGCAAGCCGGTGGCCGGCGAAGGCAAGCTGCGCCTCTTGCGAATTGCCTACGAAGAGGGAAAACCTGTCGAAAACGAGGTCGCCACTTGGGACCTGGCGAGTGACGAGCAAGGACGTGCCAGCCTGCAGATCGCCGCGTCAGAGCCCGGTCAGTACCGCCTCGCTTACGAAGTGACGGGCGCGGACGGTAAGTCGAATGAAGGGGCCCAGATCCTCACCATTCGAGGTGACAACTTCGACAGCGGCGATTTTCAGTTCAACGACGTTGAGATCGTCACCAACAAAAAGGACTACGCCCCCGGCGAGGTGGTCGAGCTACAGATCAGTACCAACAAAGCCGGCGCTGCCGTCTTGCTGTTCTTGCGTCCCTCAAATGGTGTTTACTTGCCGCCGAAGCTCGTCACCATGCGCGGCAAGAGCAATATGGTGAAAGTCCCCGTGACGGCCAAAGACATGCCGAACTTTTTCGTCGAAGCGGTCACCGTTCATGGCGGACGAATGCATGAGACGGTCCGCGAGATTTATGTCCCGCCCGCTGACCGTGTGATCAACGTGGAGGTTGTCCCCTCGGCTGAAACCTTCAAGCCTGGGCAAAAAGCGAAGGTGCAACTGAAACTGACGGACACCCAGGGCAACGCATTCGTCGGCAGCACGGTGCTTGCCGTCTACGACAAGAGCTTGGAATACATCTCCGGCGGAACCAACGTGCCGGAGATTAAGGAGTTCTTCTGGAAATGGCGACGAAGTCATCGTCCTCAAAGCGAAACCAACTTAGGCCGCTACGAGTCACCCATCGCGAAGCGCAAAGAAATCCGCATGGGTAATCTCGGCGTGTTCGGTGAGAGCATCGTTGATCTTATCGTATCCACCGTTGATGGCGAGAGCTGGCAGGAAGGACAAGCAGGCGAATTCGGTGGACGTGGCGGCGGCTTCGGTGGCGGTGGTGGTTTTTACGGAGGAAGACTTAGCAAATCCTCACGTGCCAGGTCCTTGGAAATGGACGACGCGATGCCAATGGCAGCAGCCGCACCCATGGATGAGTCACGCGTAGATAGTTTCTCGCGCTCAGGTGAAGACAGTAGCGGCCGCGATCAGTCGAGTGATGAGACTTATTTGGTTGCCCCAACCGTTCGCGAGAACTTCGCCGACACCGCCTTTTGGAATGCAGCCTTGGAGACCAACTCCGACGGTCTTACCGAGGTGGAGTTCGACATGCCAGAAAACCTCACGGCTTGGAAAGTCGCTGTGTGGGGCATGGGGCACGGCACGCGGGTTGGGCAATCTTCTGCGGAAGTCGTCACGCGGAAGAACCTCATCCTTCGCTTGCAAGCTCCAAGATTCTTTATCCAAAAGGACGAGGTTGTCCTCTCAGCGAACGTCCACAACTATCTATCCGAGTCGAAAGAGGTGCGTGTGAAGTTGGAGCTTGAGGGAGGCGTGTTGGAAGGTCCGAAAAATCTGGAAACGATGGTCGAGATTCCCGCCGATGGCGAGAAACGTGTCGATTGGCGTGTAAAGGTCATCGGCGAAGGAACTGCCGTCGTTCGCATGAGTGCGCTCACCGACGAAGAGTCTGACGCGATGCAGATGAGCTTCCCGGCTTACGTGCATGGGATGCTCAAGACGGAATCTTTCACCGGCGTCATCAAACCCGATGAGAACAGTGGAGAGTTCACTTTCACCGTGCCCGCCGAGCGACGACCCGAGCAAACTCGTTTCGAGCTGCGTTACACACCCACACTCGCTGGTGCCATGGTTGATGCCCTGCCCTACTTGGCTGATTACCCCTACGGCTGCACGGAACAAACACTCAACCGCTTCCTGCCGACGGTGCTCACGCAGCAAACGCTCATCCGCATGGGCGTTGACCTAGCGGACATCGAGAAGAAACGCACCAACCTGAACGCCCAAGAAATCGGCGATGACGTCGAGCGTGCAAAGGAATGGCAAAGATTTGACCGCAACCCGGTGTTCGACGACGCGGAACTCAACAAGATGGTCAAAGCGGGCGTGAACCGGCTGACGGAAATGCAACTCTCCGACGGTGGCTGGGGTTGGTTCAGCGGTTGGGGCGAGCACAGCTCACCGCACACCACGGCGACCGTTGTCCGCGGGCTCTTGGTCGCCCAGCGGAATGATGTAGCCATCGTTCCGGGCGTGATTGACCGAGGCGTCCAGTGGCTCGAACGGTACCAGCAACAGGAACTGGCGAAGCTGGACAATTGGGATCGAGAGAAGGACAAAGCCCGCGATGTAGAGAAAGCCGCGAAGCGGCGAGCCGACAACTTGGACGCACTCGTGTATTTGGTTCTTGCCGAGAACAAGAAGAAAAACGCCAGCATGCGTGACTACTTGTACCAAGATCGCACGACGCTCGCCGTTTACTCCAAAGCCGTGTTCGGTTTGGCCCTGAAGCTGCAAGGCGAAGAAGAGAAACTGGCGATGGTCATGCAAAACCTCAGCCAGTACGTCAAACAGGACGACGAAAACCAGACCGCATGGCTCGACTTGCCCGGAGGCTACTGGTGGTATTGGTACGGAAGCGAGTACGAAGCTCAGGCCTACTACCTGAAGCTATTGGTCGCTGAGAATCCTGAAAGCGAAGTTGCGCCGCGGCTCGTGAAGTACCTTCTCAACAATCGCAAACACGCCACCTACTGGAATAGCACGCGGGACACGGCATTGGTTGTCGAGGCCTTCGCTGATTACCTGGCCGCCACCAAGGAAGGGCAAGGTGAAGTTGAGCTTGAAGTTCTGATTGACGGTGAGCTGAAGAAAACCGTCACCATCAATTCAGAGAATCTCTTCACCTTTGACAACAAGCTGGTACTCGAAGGCGAAGGGCCCGAAGGTAATGGGCTCGACACCGGGAAGCATACCGTCCAGTTCCGCAAGCGCGGCGAGGGACCGATCTACTGGAACGGTTACCTGACGAATTTCACCCTGAAAGACCCTATCGAAGCCGCCGGCTTAGAAGTCAAGGTCAAGCGAAACTACTACAAGCTGGTGCCTGTGAAGAAGGAGATCGACGTGGCAGGCAATCGAGGTCAAGCGGTTAGCCAGCGGGTCGAAAAGTACGACCGTCAGCCGATCGTCAATCTCGAAGAACTGACCAGCGGCGACCTTGTCGAGGTCGAGTTGGTTGTTGAAAGCAAGAACGACTACGAGTACTTAATGCTCGAAGACCGTAAGCCGGCCGGTTGCGAGGCGCTCGAAGTCCGCAGCGGCTACAACGGCAACGACCTAGGTGCCTACGTTGAGTACCGTGACGATCGCGTGAACTTGTTCGTTCGTCGCCTGGCTCGCGGGAAGCATAGCGTCAGCTACCGCCTGCGAGCGGAAATCCCCGGCAAATTCAGTGCGTTGCCAACCGAGGTTTCCGCCATGTACGCACCTGAGTTGAAAGCGAACTCAGACGAATTCAAGCTGAGGATTAGCGATTAG